Proteins encoded within one genomic window of Sphingosinicella ginsenosidimutans:
- a CDS encoding TonB-dependent receptor yields MRWDLDFPRFMLFAGATCAPALPALAQDQAPPAAAVADRNDQEIVVVADPAQRTSIDRDTYMVRDTAEARTSNAIEILSRIPAVTVQPDGDIRLLGTTGVTVLIDGRPPPDGVNVLRDLRGAQIEKIEVVTNPGAQFSASGTGGVINIVTRRTYRGGLRGSVNAAVTRYGGFEIGLSPTWTRGDWSLSGGLGWYRSESVGDQTHARRGLDPASALLDTDEDEHRRSRFDSRYGYGQIGYHPDPKRTITLQGSPFGGNGHSSGRSEIVRLADPDAPLDQRSVGDFSYHGYSGSLEYREEGRRQGELLTTSLQQVRYTSDSRSEIATDFGADSGLFRFDSGNSYLSRGFKVDYVRPLHGRQRLLIGGLASDTRVVNLLSQSGDLPLGGNPFPPMSRIDGSVVETAAYANYQFPLLGGTILAGVRIEGRNYDFADASLGEGPSDAHAFPSVHLERPVAPWLTADLSYSRRIRWPGISDLSPALRFSDATTAQVGNPALRPEMTDSYEAKAQARVARQTISLTAFSRRTGDLFSAFNSLDDNGVLVTRRINLGTRLDRGVSLAVQGPIASGLSYSLNANLADRRTRQGLEAPIGPSAAYDATLQVDYRDGTDGRRGADHVTLTASHSGPTDYGLTRYSDYSLFNLSWSHAWTDRVSAVLSVNDILGPTAFRSVSTSANVVSRDTSRSGGPGVKLALTYSLGPLGQPPAPQGGPPPIPGPGG; encoded by the coding sequence ATGCGTTGGGATCTGGACTTTCCCCGGTTCATGCTTTTCGCCGGCGCGACTTGTGCGCCGGCCCTTCCAGCGCTGGCGCAGGACCAGGCCCCGCCGGCGGCCGCGGTCGCCGACCGGAACGACCAGGAAATCGTCGTCGTCGCCGATCCCGCCCAGCGCACCTCGATCGACCGCGACACCTATATGGTGCGCGACACCGCCGAGGCGCGCACGTCGAACGCGATCGAGATCCTGTCGAGGATCCCGGCCGTGACGGTTCAGCCCGACGGCGACATACGGCTGCTCGGGACAACCGGGGTCACCGTGCTGATCGACGGACGCCCGCCGCCCGACGGCGTCAACGTCCTTCGCGACCTCAGGGGCGCGCAGATCGAGAAGATCGAAGTGGTCACCAATCCCGGCGCCCAATTCTCGGCTTCGGGCACCGGCGGCGTCATCAACATCGTCACCCGCCGCACCTATCGCGGCGGGCTGCGCGGATCGGTGAACGCCGCCGTCACCCGCTATGGCGGCTTCGAGATCGGCCTCTCGCCGACGTGGACCCGGGGCGATTGGTCGCTGTCGGGCGGGCTCGGCTGGTATCGCTCCGAATCGGTCGGCGATCAGACGCACGCACGGCGCGGGCTCGATCCGGCGAGCGCGCTGCTCGACACCGATGAGGACGAGCATAGGCGCTCCCGATTCGACAGCCGCTATGGCTATGGCCAGATCGGCTATCATCCGGATCCGAAGCGGACGATCACGCTTCAGGGCAGCCCGTTCGGCGGCAACGGGCACTCGTCGGGCCGCTCCGAGATCGTTCGTCTGGCCGATCCGGACGCGCCGCTCGATCAGCGCAGCGTCGGCGATTTCAGCTATCACGGCTACAGTGGCTCGCTCGAATATCGCGAGGAAGGACGGCGCCAGGGCGAATTGCTCACCACCTCGCTCCAGCAGGTCCGCTACACCTCCGATTCACGAAGCGAGATCGCGACCGATTTCGGCGCCGACAGCGGCCTGTTCCGGTTCGATTCCGGCAATTCCTATCTGAGCCGCGGCTTCAAGGTCGATTATGTCCGGCCGCTGCACGGGCGTCAGCGGCTGCTGATCGGCGGCCTCGCCAGCGACACGCGGGTCGTGAACCTGCTCTCCCAGAGCGGCGATCTTCCGCTTGGCGGCAATCCGTTCCCGCCGATGTCGAGGATCGACGGATCGGTGGTCGAGACGGCGGCCTATGCCAATTATCAATTCCCGCTGCTCGGCGGCACCATCCTCGCCGGGGTCAGAATCGAGGGGCGAAACTACGATTTCGCCGACGCCAGCCTGGGCGAGGGGCCGAGCGACGCGCACGCCTTTCCGAGCGTCCACCTGGAGCGCCCGGTCGCCCCCTGGCTGACCGCCGATCTCAGCTATTCGCGCCGCATCCGCTGGCCCGGAATCTCGGATCTCAGCCCCGCGCTGCGCTTTTCCGATGCGACGACGGCGCAGGTCGGCAATCCGGCGCTGCGGCCGGAAATGACCGACTCCTACGAAGCCAAGGCGCAGGCCCGGGTCGCGCGCCAGACAATCTCGCTCACCGCCTTTTCCCGCCGTACCGGCGACCTCTTCTCCGCCTTCAACAGCCTCGACGACAATGGCGTGCTGGTGACCCGCAGGATCAATCTGGGCACGCGGCTGGATCGCGGCGTCAGCCTCGCTGTGCAGGGTCCGATCGCGAGCGGGCTCAGCTATTCGCTCAACGCCAACCTCGCCGATCGCAGGACCAGGCAGGGCCTCGAGGCGCCGATCGGCCCGAGCGCCGCCTACGACGCGACGCTCCAGGTCGATTATCGCGACGGCACCGACGGCCGGCGCGGCGCGGACCATGTGACGCTGACCGCCAGCCATTCGGGCCCGACCGATTACGGCCTTACCCGCTATTCCGATTATTCCCTGTTCAACCTCTCCTGGTCGCACGCATGGACCGATCGGGTGTCGGCGGTGCTTTCGGTCAACGATATCCTCGGTCCCACGGCCTTCCGCTCGGTCTCGACCTCGGCCAACGTCGTCTCTCGCGATACGAGCCGGTCCGGCGGCCCGGGTGTCAAGCTGGCGCTGACCTACAGTCTCGGCCCGCTCGGGCAGCCGCCGGCGCCGCAGGGCGGTCCGCCGCCGATACCCGGACCGGGCGGCTGA
- a CDS encoding PspA/IM30 family protein encodes MSIFSRTRDIIAANVIDLVERSDDPAKTIRVVILEMEETLVEVRATAARYIADSKEKRRQLARLAELQDSWTERAELALSRGREDLARAALMEKEKLIDLAEEIEAEVADIEAALRASEADIAKLQAKLREARVRQNAVFTRIESAQNRVRMREAYAGSKAEQAFSNFALLEREADYAEGQAEALALAAPKSLEEEIAELKVADRVEAELAAMKARKEAA; translated from the coding sequence ATGAGCATCTTTTCCCGCACCCGCGACATCATCGCCGCCAACGTGATCGACCTCGTCGAGCGGTCGGACGATCCGGCGAAGACGATCCGCGTGGTCATCCTCGAAATGGAGGAGACGCTGGTCGAGGTGCGCGCCACCGCCGCCCGCTACATCGCGGACAGCAAGGAGAAGCGCCGCCAGCTCGCCCGGCTCGCCGAGCTCCAGGACAGCTGGACCGAGCGCGCCGAACTGGCGCTGTCGCGTGGCCGCGAGGATCTCGCCCGTGCCGCCCTCATGGAGAAGGAGAAGCTGATCGACCTTGCCGAGGAGATCGAGGCGGAGGTCGCCGACATCGAGGCCGCGCTGCGCGCCTCGGAGGCCGACATCGCCAAGCTCCAGGCGAAGCTGCGCGAGGCGCGGGTGCGCCAGAACGCGGTCTTCACCCGCATCGAAAGCGCGCAGAACCGCGTCAGGATGCGCGAGGCCTATGCCGGGTCGAAGGCGGAACAGGCCTTCTCCAACTTCGCGCTGCTCGAGCGCGAGGCCGATTATGCCGAAGGCCAGGCCGAGGCGCTCGCGCTCGCCGCGCCGAAGAGCCTCGAAGAGGAGATCGCGGAACTGAAGGTCGCGGATCGCGTCGAGGCCGAGCTCGCCGCGATGAAGGCGCGGAAGGAAGCGGCATGA
- a CDS encoding phosphoglycerate mutase family protein, with the protein MSLVTLLLAALAATATPSADVYVMRHLNTPPGQRDPDLLPEGRRTAEALARQFQGSPPVAIFVTDYRRTRQTVAPLAARLGLTPMVYDPRDVAGLVERVRAVGGPVLIVGHSNTVGGLIAALGGASPGELGESEFGDIWHIAADGTTTRLRIGD; encoded by the coding sequence ATGTCCCTCGTCACCCTGCTGCTCGCCGCGCTCGCCGCGACCGCAACCCCGAGCGCCGACGTCTACGTGATGCGCCATCTCAACACGCCGCCGGGGCAGCGCGACCCGGACCTGCTGCCCGAAGGCCGGCGCACCGCAGAGGCGCTCGCCCGCCAATTCCAAGGCTCGCCGCCGGTCGCGATCTTCGTCACCGATTATCGGCGCACCCGCCAGACCGTTGCGCCGCTTGCCGCCCGGCTTGGGCTGACCCCGATGGTCTACGATCCGCGCGATGTCGCCGGGCTGGTGGAGCGCGTCCGCGCCGTCGGCGGCCCGGTCCTGATCGTTGGCCACAGCAACACGGTGGGCGGCCTCATCGCCGCGCTCGGCGGCGCCTCTCCGGGCGAGCTTGGCGAAAGCGAATTCGGCGATATCTGGCACATCGCAGCCGACGGGACGACGACGCGGCTGCGGATCGGGGATTGA
- a CDS encoding DUF979 domain-containing protein translates to MITLQWAYSLAGLMFAAFAVLSALDRSNGKRFGNAAFWGLMALSLIAGGWLGDFANGVLVLGLGGLAGFGALGRSSPPTTKQGERLTLSHQLGSKLFLPALIIPAVALAGTLAWALTPLGASGLIEAKRETYIFLCLGALIAVGVIWLWLKPPPLAPLQEGRRLIDAIGWAAVLPQMLAALGTVFAAAHVGDIVGEGARAAIPEGSLFLTVLVFALGMVAFTMIMGNAFAAFPVMSTAIGVPLLIRVYGGDPAVVGAVGMLAGFCGTLMTPMAANFNIVPAALLELRDRNGVIKAQVGTAIPLLIVNIALIYWVGF, encoded by the coding sequence ATGATCACGCTGCAATGGGCCTACAGCCTCGCCGGGCTGATGTTCGCCGCCTTCGCGGTGCTGAGCGCGCTCGACCGGTCGAATGGCAAGCGCTTCGGCAATGCCGCCTTCTGGGGGCTGATGGCGCTGAGCCTGATCGCGGGCGGCTGGCTGGGCGATTTCGCCAATGGCGTGCTGGTGCTCGGGCTTGGCGGGCTCGCCGGCTTCGGCGCGCTCGGCCGCAGCAGCCCGCCGACGACGAAACAGGGCGAGCGGCTGACCTTGTCGCACCAGCTCGGCAGCAAGCTGTTCCTGCCGGCGCTGATCATCCCGGCGGTGGCGCTGGCCGGAACGCTCGCCTGGGCGCTGACGCCGCTCGGCGCTTCGGGCCTCATCGAGGCGAAGCGGGAGACCTACATCTTCCTGTGCCTCGGCGCGCTGATCGCCGTCGGCGTGATCTGGCTTTGGCTGAAGCCGCCGCCGCTCGCGCCGCTTCAGGAGGGCCGGCGCCTGATCGACGCGATCGGCTGGGCCGCGGTGCTGCCGCAGATGCTCGCGGCGCTCGGCACCGTCTTCGCCGCCGCCCATGTCGGCGACATCGTCGGCGAAGGCGCGCGCGCGGCGATCCCCGAAGGCAGCCTGTTCCTCACCGTTCTCGTCTTCGCGCTCGGCATGGTCGCCTTCACGATGATCATGGGCAACGCCTTTGCCGCCTTCCCGGTCATGTCGACCGCGATCGGCGTGCCGTTGCTGATCCGGGTCTATGGCGGCGATCCGGCGGTGGTCGGCGCGGTCGGGATGCTCGCCGGCTTCTGCGGGACGTTGATGACGCCGATGGCGGCGAACTTCAACATCGTGCCCGCCGCCCTGCTTGAGCTCAGGGATCGCAACGGCGTCATCAAGGCGCAGGTCGGGACGGCGATCCCGCTGCTGATCGTCAACATCGCGCTCATCTACTGGGTCGGTTTTTGA
- a CDS encoding hydantoinase B/oxoprolinase family protein, producing the protein MNSGGWTFSIDRGGTFTDIVAHGPAGERVVRKLLSENPERYDDAAVAGIAAILAEAGGGEIAAVKMGTTVATNALLERKGEPVALAITAGLGDALRIGHQARPEIFALDIRLPEPLYSRVVEVDERVTAEGEVLRPLDTAAARAALQAAYDEGFRALAIVLMHGWRWSAHEAALVAMAREIGFTQVSASHEVEPLIKLVGRGDTAVVDAYLSPVLRRYVDRVVAGLAQTPAGRLFFMQSNGGLTDAATFRGKDAILSGPAGGIVGMARTAAEAGFGRIIGFDMGGTSTDVSHFAGVYERTSERTVAGVRVRAPMMEIHTVAAGGGSICSFDGRRFRVGPDSAGAVPGPACYRRGGPLTVTDCNVVLGKIRPEHFPHVFGPGGDLPIDAEASLARAAEIAEAAGMTPQGVAEGFIRIAVDNMASAIKQISIARGHDVTRYTLQCFGGAGGQHACLVADALGIETVMIHPLAGVLSAYGMGLADMVELRQRTLGGADLSETLAALEAEAVAALAAQGVEPTQVRRRAALRYEGSDTVIEVAVSDEMTASFETAHRARFGFVSDAPVVVETAIVEAVAKSEVHSSGEPPAFSPGTSESGVLLRSQLPPGTLVPGPALIVDATATTVVEPGWRAEVDRLGNLILTRAVPREAAPKMGTDVDPVMLEVMGNLFMAIAEEMGVALQNTASSVNIKERLDFSCALFDAAGNLIANAPHIPVHLGSMGDSIRTVIEARAGTMKPGDAYALNAPYRGGTHLPDVTVIMPVFAAPGDADPAWFVAARGHHADIGGVAPGSMPPDSRTVDEEGVLIDNVTLVEAGHFREAEMRALLGSGRWPARDPDRNIADLKAQVAACARGAAELKRVAAERGRAAIDAYMAHVMDYAEEAVRRLIERLSPGYFNYEMDNGAVVSVAIHVDPAARTATVDFAGTSAQLPTNFNAPASICRAAVLYVLRTLVDEPIPLNDGCLRPITLRIPDGSMLKPHYPAAVVAGNVETSQVVTDALLAACGALAPSQGTMNNFTFGDERRQYYETIAGGAGAGPGFDGASAVQTHMTNSRLTDPEILETRFPVLLERFAIRRGSAGEGAHRGGDGVERHVRFRAPMHAAILSNRRRVAPRGIAGGGDGAAGVNKVVRSDGREETLSATASAEMAVGDMFVILTPGGGGYGASE; encoded by the coding sequence ATGAACTCAGGGGGCTGGACCTTCTCGATCGATCGCGGCGGCACCTTCACCGATATCGTCGCGCACGGCCCGGCCGGCGAGCGCGTGGTCCGCAAGCTGCTGTCCGAAAATCCCGAACGTTATGACGATGCCGCGGTCGCCGGCATCGCCGCGATCCTCGCCGAGGCGGGCGGCGGCGAGATTGCCGCGGTGAAGATGGGCACCACCGTCGCGACCAATGCCCTGCTGGAGCGCAAGGGCGAGCCGGTGGCGCTCGCGATCACCGCCGGGCTGGGCGACGCGCTTCGCATCGGCCATCAGGCGCGGCCGGAGATTTTCGCGCTCGACATCCGGCTGCCCGAGCCGCTCTACAGCCGCGTCGTCGAGGTGGACGAGCGGGTGACGGCGGAAGGCGAGGTGCTGCGGCCGCTCGACACGGCCGCCGCGCGCGCGGCGCTCCAGGCGGCCTATGACGAGGGCTTTCGCGCGCTCGCCATCGTGCTGATGCATGGCTGGCGCTGGAGCGCGCACGAAGCGGCGCTGGTCGCCATGGCGCGCGAGATCGGCTTCACGCAGGTTTCGGCAAGCCATGAGGTCGAGCCGCTGATCAAGCTGGTCGGGCGCGGCGACACCGCGGTGGTCGATGCCTATCTGTCGCCGGTGCTGCGCCGCTATGTCGACCGCGTGGTGGCGGGGCTGGCGCAAACGCCCGCGGGCCGCCTCTTCTTCATGCAGTCGAACGGCGGGCTGACCGATGCCGCGACCTTCCGGGGCAAGGATGCCATCCTCTCCGGCCCGGCGGGCGGGATCGTCGGCATGGCGCGCACGGCGGCGGAGGCCGGGTTCGGCCGGATCATCGGCTTCGACATGGGCGGCACATCGACCGACGTGTCGCATTTCGCCGGCGTCTATGAGCGCACCAGCGAGCGGACGGTCGCGGGCGTCAGGGTGCGCGCGCCGATGATGGAGATCCACACCGTCGCCGCCGGCGGCGGATCGATCTGCTCCTTCGACGGGCGGCGGTTCCGCGTCGGGCCGGACAGCGCCGGCGCGGTGCCGGGGCCGGCCTGCTACCGGCGCGGCGGGCCGCTGACGGTGACCGACTGCAACGTCGTGCTCGGCAAGATCAGGCCCGAACATTTCCCGCACGTCTTCGGCCCCGGCGGCGACCTGCCGATCGATGCGGAGGCCTCGCTGGCCCGCGCGGCCGAGATCGCCGAGGCGGCGGGGATGACTCCCCAGGGGGTGGCCGAGGGCTTCATCCGCATCGCCGTCGACAATATGGCGAGCGCGATCAAGCAGATCTCGATCGCGCGCGGCCATGACGTGACCCGCTACACGCTGCAATGTTTCGGCGGGGCGGGGGGGCAACATGCCTGTCTCGTCGCCGACGCGCTCGGCATCGAAACGGTGATGATCCACCCGCTCGCCGGGGTGCTCAGCGCCTATGGCATGGGCCTTGCCGACATGGTGGAGCTGCGCCAGCGCACGCTCGGCGGCGCGGACCTTTCGGAAACGCTGGCGGCGCTGGAGGCGGAGGCGGTGGCGGCGCTCGCCGCGCAGGGCGTCGAGCCGACGCAGGTGCGCCGCCGCGCCGCGCTCCGCTACGAAGGGAGCGACACGGTGATCGAGGTCGCCGTGTCGGACGAGATGACGGCCTCGTTCGAAACCGCGCACCGGGCGCGCTTCGGCTTCGTCTCGGACGCGCCGGTGGTGGTCGAGACCGCGATCGTCGAGGCGGTGGCGAAAAGCGAGGTCCACAGTTCGGGCGAGCCACCGGCCTTTTCGCCCGGGACGAGCGAGTCTGGAGTCCTGCTCAGAAGCCAACTCCCCCCCGGCACCCTCGTCCCCGGACCCGCGCTGATCGTCGATGCCACCGCCACCACCGTCGTCGAGCCGGGCTGGCGGGCCGAGGTGGACCGGCTCGGCAATCTCATCCTCACCCGCGCCGTCCCGCGCGAAGCCGCGCCGAAAATGGGGACCGATGTCGATCCGGTGATGCTGGAGGTGATGGGCAATCTCTTCATGGCGATCGCCGAAGAGATGGGCGTCGCGCTTCAGAACACGGCGAGCAGCGTCAACATCAAGGAGCGGCTCGATTTTTCCTGCGCCCTGTTCGATGCGGCGGGGAATCTCATCGCCAATGCGCCGCACATTCCGGTGCATCTCGGATCGATGGGCGATTCGATCCGGACGGTGATCGAAGCGCGCGCCGGGACGATGAAGCCGGGCGACGCCTATGCGCTGAACGCGCCCTATCGCGGCGGCACCCATCTGCCCGACGTGACCGTCATCATGCCGGTCTTCGCCGCGCCGGGCGACGCCGATCCGGCCTGGTTCGTCGCGGCGCGTGGCCACCATGCCGATATCGGCGGCGTCGCGCCGGGATCGATGCCGCCGGACAGCCGCACCGTCGACGAGGAAGGCGTGCTGATCGACAATGTGACCCTGGTCGAGGCCGGGCATTTCCGCGAGGCCGAGATGCGCGCGCTGCTCGGATCGGGCCGCTGGCCGGCGCGCGATCCCGATCGCAACATCGCCGATCTGAAGGCGCAGGTCGCCGCCTGCGCGCGCGGGGCGGCGGAGCTGAAGCGGGTCGCCGCAGAGCGCGGTCGCGCCGCGATCGACGCCTATATGGCGCATGTGATGGACTATGCGGAAGAGGCGGTAAGGCGCCTGATCGAAAGGCTTTCGCCCGGATATTTCAACTATGAAATGGATAATGGGGCGGTGGTTTCGGTGGCGATCCACGTGGACCCGGCGGCGCGGACCGCGACGGTGGATTTCGCGGGCACGAGCGCGCAGCTGCCGACCAATTTCAACGCGCCCGCGTCGATCTGCCGCGCGGCCGTGCTCTATGTGCTGCGGACCCTGGTGGACGAGCCGATCCCGCTGAACGACGGCTGCCTGCGCCCGATCACGCTGCGCATCCCGGACGGATCGATGCTGAAGCCGCATTATCCGGCCGCGGTCGTCGCCGGCAATGTCGAGACCAGCCAGGTCGTCACCGATGCGCTGCTCGCCGCCTGCGGCGCGCTCGCGCCGAGCCAGGGGACGATGAACAATTTCACCTTCGGCGACGAGCGCCGCCAATATTACGAGACGATCGCCGGCGGCGCCGGCGCCGGCCCGGGCTTCGATGGCGCGAGCGCGGTCCAGACCCACATGACCAATTCGCGGCTCACTGATCCTGAGATCCTGGAGACTCGCTTTCCGGTGCTGCTCGAACGTTTCGCGATCCGCCGCGGATCGGCCGGGGAGGGCGCGCATCGCGGCGGCGACGGGGTCGAACGGCATGTCCGCTTCCGCGCGCCGATGCACGCCGCGATCCTTTCCAACCGCCGGCGGGTCGCGCCGCGCGGGATCGCCGGCGGCGGCGACGGCGCCGCCGGGGTGAACAAGGTGGTGCGCTCCGACGGGCGCGAGGAGACGCTCTCGGCAACGGCGTCGGCGGAGATGGCCGTGGGCGACATGTTCGTGATCCTGACGCCGGGGGGAGGAGGCTATGGCGCGAGTGAATGA
- a CDS encoding DUF969 domain-containing protein, which produces MTHYLPLLGILIVVVGFAKRWNPMLVVTVAALATGLLAGMNIVAVIALLGRAFNDNRLIAIVWVVLPAIGLLERFGLQERAATLIRGIRAATAGRLLILYMLFRQATAALGLTSIAGHPQTVRPLVAPMALAAAEKEHEIDDDSREKVKAWSAATDNIGLFFGEDIFIAVGSIVLIQATLASEGYDLRPLDLAIWAIPSAIAAFLIHAVRLSRLDRSLRQRRK; this is translated from the coding sequence ATGACGCACTATCTTCCCCTTCTCGGCATCCTGATCGTCGTCGTCGGCTTCGCGAAGCGGTGGAACCCGATGCTGGTGGTGACGGTGGCGGCGCTTGCGACGGGGCTGCTTGCCGGCATGAACATCGTCGCGGTGATCGCGCTGCTCGGGCGCGCGTTCAACGATAACCGGCTGATCGCGATCGTATGGGTCGTGCTGCCCGCCATCGGCCTGCTCGAACGGTTCGGGCTGCAGGAGCGGGCGGCGACGCTGATCCGCGGGATCAGGGCGGCGACGGCCGGGCGCCTCCTCATCCTCTACATGCTGTTCCGCCAGGCTACGGCCGCGCTCGGCCTCACGTCGATCGCGGGCCATCCGCAGACCGTCCGCCCGCTGGTCGCGCCGATGGCGCTGGCGGCGGCGGAGAAGGAGCATGAGATCGACGACGACAGCCGGGAGAAGGTGAAGGCCTGGTCGGCGGCGACCGACAATATCGGCCTTTTCTTCGGCGAGGATATCTTCATCGCGGTCGGCTCGATCGTGCTGATCCAGGCGACGCTGGCGAGCGAGGGCTATGATCTGCGCCCGCTCGATCTCGCCATCTGGGCGATCCCGAGCGCGATCGCGGCCTTCCTGATCCACGCCGTGCGGCTCTCGCGGCTGGACCGCAGCTTGCGGCAGCGGCGCAAATGA
- a CDS encoding DUF2891 domain-containing protein, whose translation MNHRLTAETANRFADIALGHVRREYPHKLDHVMEGPEDVLGPRALHPIFYGSFDWHSCVHGYWLLMRTLRLYPDMPSAARVTALLDEMLTEEKVAGELAYLDRAYTGGFERPYGWAWLLMLHEEARRHEGQPWADALSPLARAFADRFLAYLPKLTYPIRVGAHYNTAFALVLAREWAAANDPALLALIAERAADYYGEDRACPGWEPGGDEFISPALTEALLMRRVMAPGAFRAWFDAFLPDLAAGSPRALFTPAFVSDRSDGKIAHLDGVNLSRAWCWRGLADALDPDLAKLARDTAGLHLDASLPHVAGDYMGEHWLATFALLALEASEG comes from the coding sequence ATGAACCACCGCCTCACCGCCGAAACCGCCAATCGCTTTGCCGACATCGCGCTCGGCCATGTCCGCCGCGAATATCCGCACAAGCTCGATCATGTGATGGAGGGGCCGGAGGACGTGCTCGGCCCCCGCGCGCTCCATCCGATCTTCTACGGCAGCTTCGATTGGCACAGCTGCGTCCACGGCTATTGGCTCCTGATGCGCACGCTGCGGCTCTATCCGGACATGCCCTCGGCCGCGCGGGTCACGGCGCTGCTCGACGAGATGCTGACCGAGGAGAAGGTCGCGGGCGAACTCGCCTATCTCGATCGCGCCTATACCGGCGGGTTCGAGCGGCCCTATGGCTGGGCCTGGCTGCTGATGCTCCATGAAGAGGCGCGGCGGCACGAGGGGCAGCCCTGGGCCGATGCGCTGTCGCCGCTCGCCCGCGCCTTCGCCGATCGCTTCCTCGCCTATCTGCCGAAGCTCACCTATCCGATCCGCGTCGGCGCGCATTACAACACCGCCTTCGCCCTGGTCCTGGCCCGCGAATGGGCGGCGGCGAACGATCCGGCGCTGCTCGCCCTGATCGCCGAGCGGGCGGCCGACTATTATGGCGAGGACCGCGCTTGCCCCGGTTGGGAGCCGGGCGGGGACGAGTTCATCTCGCCCGCGCTGACCGAGGCGCTGCTGATGCGCCGTGTGATGGCGCCCGGCGCGTTCCGGGCGTGGTTCGACGCATTCCTGCCCGATCTCGCGGCCGGCAGCCCGCGCGCCCTGTTCACCCCCGCCTTCGTGTCGGATCGGTCGGACGGGAAGATCGCGCATCTCGATGGCGTGAACCTCAGCCGCGCCTGGTGCTGGCGCGGACTTGCCGACGCGCTCGATCCCGATCTGGCCAAGCTCGCCCGCGACACTGCCGGCCTGCATCTCGACGCCAGCCTCCCCCATGTCGCCGGCGACTATATGGGCGAACACTGGCTCGCGACCTTCGCTTTGCTTGCGCTGGAGGCGAGCGAAGGCTGA
- a CDS encoding PspC domain-containing protein — protein sequence MSKPRFEVDREEGKLLGVCAGLAKATGVDATIVRVGFVLATVFLHGFPWVPLAYVALALIGHRKARTGARVGIDRTGRAEESRERLRALDLRIQAIESHAASSNSALAREIDALR from the coding sequence ATGAGCAAGCCAAGGTTCGAAGTCGACCGCGAAGAGGGCAAGCTGCTCGGCGTGTGCGCGGGCCTTGCCAAGGCCACAGGCGTCGACGCGACGATCGTCCGGGTCGGTTTCGTGCTGGCGACGGTCTTTCTCCACGGCTTTCCGTGGGTGCCGCTCGCTTATGTCGCGCTCGCCCTGATCGGCCATCGCAAGGCGCGCACCGGGGCTCGCGTCGGGATCGATCGCACCGGCCGGGCCGAGGAATCGCGGGAGCGGCTGCGCGCGCTCGATCTCAGGATCCAGGCGATCGAGAGCCACGCGGCGAGCAGCAACAGCGCGCTCGCCCGCGAGATCGACGCGCTTCGCTAG